A single region of the Corallincola holothuriorum genome encodes:
- a CDS encoding alpha/beta fold hydrolase: MALANTDIENQALKAELEQWLTHRQPAQFIGAQEQPLNYFQHISATDSDTALIYLHGIESHAGWFHLVGARLAGMGYDVIMPDRRGSGTNRQDMGLSPGYAASELQLIEDLQHLVEQRTRGYKKRYLIGLSWGGKLALRYAMSYPDEIDGLILITPGLVAKVDYSVWQKMQIGFCAWLCDKRLFPGLISPSMFTDDPAFVEYISNDPLRNSRVSASFLWATRTIDNYIAAEIDSFSLPIQLHLAENDDIVDNQGVVELLNRSRSSIEQTDYKDQIHSLQFETPDQLSRLIAQWLSQQGVENAN, from the coding sequence ATGGCTCTCGCTAATACTGATATAGAGAATCAAGCCCTAAAGGCAGAGCTTGAACAATGGCTAACCCATAGACAACCCGCACAATTTATCGGTGCCCAAGAGCAGCCGCTAAATTACTTTCAGCATATTTCAGCAACAGATAGCGACACTGCGCTTATCTATCTACATGGCATAGAAAGTCACGCTGGTTGGTTTCATTTGGTGGGTGCCAGATTAGCCGGTATGGGCTATGACGTTATCATGCCAGACCGTCGAGGTAGTGGTACCAATCGACAAGATATGGGGCTAAGTCCAGGCTACGCTGCATCGGAACTGCAACTAATTGAAGATTTGCAGCATTTAGTTGAACAGCGCACCCGCGGTTATAAGAAACGTTATCTGATTGGCCTGTCATGGGGGGGGAAGCTGGCACTGCGTTACGCTATGAGCTATCCAGACGAGATAGACGGCTTGATACTGATTACGCCCGGCTTAGTCGCCAAAGTGGATTATTCAGTATGGCAAAAAATGCAAATTGGCTTTTGTGCTTGGCTCTGCGACAAACGGTTATTTCCCGGACTAATTAGCCCTTCAATGTTCACTGACGATCCCGCATTCGTCGAATATATCAGCAATGACCCGCTCAGAAATAGCCGTGTCAGTGCCAGCTTCCTGTGGGCGACGCGAACCATCGATAACTATATCGCCGCGGAAATAGACAGCTTCTCATTACCTATTCAACTTCACCTCGCAGAAAACGATGATATTGTCGACAATCAGGGGGTCGTTGAACTTTTAAACAGAAGTCGCTCATCAATTGAGCAAACAGACTATAAAGACCAGATCCATTCACTTCAATTTGAAACCCCAGACCAACTTAGCCGTCTAATCGCCCAATGGTTAAGCCAACAAGGAGTTGAGAATGCAAATTAA